In Tachysurus vachellii isolate PV-2020 chromosome 10, HZAU_Pvac_v1, whole genome shotgun sequence, the following proteins share a genomic window:
- the kif26ba gene encoding kinesin-like protein KIF26B isoform X1, with protein sequence MTDSSKECMSEALLNRCSTDRLAPPPTPPTSAPSTPASAAASFFARAAQKLNLSSKKKKQKPTPTAPLTTPLFPTNFNGILQVTSPPAPPCLLRAVSKVRDNPGLGKVKVMLRVCAVSHAESSSFLKVDSRKKQVSIMDPSVNSTSQQSSNHKRGASTQVPPKMFTFDSAFSHDASQAEVCAGTVAEVIQSVVNGADGCVFCFGHSKLGKTYTMIGKDDSMQNLGIIPCAISWLFKIITERKEKTGARFSVRVSAVEVWGKDENLKDLLSDVATGSLQDGHSPGVYLCEDPICGMQLQNQSELRAPTAQKAAFFLDAAIAARYSSRAECDEDEHRNSHMLFTLHIYQYRMEKSGKGGMSGGRSRLHLIDLGSCVKEVVSKPCESATPSQCLSLSALGNVILALVNGSKHIPYKDSKLTMLLRESLGNMNCRTTMIAHISSSPSHFSETLSTLQIASRVLKMKKKKTKVSMQYTSSSSGGESSCEEGRMKRPTQLRNIHSRNIRDSEMQLLHITSDQDDYSSSEQSCDTVIYVGPNGSALSDRELTDNEGPPEFVPIITSIHEDKGVISVRESSQLGDSLIQPPQNVQSIQTLHPQTLPPVPEETADPNKQEKDCLKCNTFAELQERLGCIDGSEEVNNFPFEELLSNRLKKIESVPSCTTTEDPKRISNDQQLEEIREVVEEAEIAQSIIESLAKSTINNSTLSTSVSGGTGVRQLQRANSLHNSRESISGGSSSDSKPRSMGSPRLGIASLSKTSEYKPPYSPSQRCKVYTQKGVMPNTHPQHTHNLYRDSGKSSTESLLQAEFRTSPVGMGLQVLKCSSSSNSLGSVDTLCDDVPQLPLDNKNSTPVTLQQFLEPQAEDDLVFTLVEELTLNGLMEDGRPTSLISFNSECSVQDLALGPRPVSIISSLSEDLDCYSTPTSITTATISEANVVTFLPLSKEEGEFIINRRPSNSSWLTEMSTGSGEEQLCQSFVMQQCFGQGDGLAEAQLLEVNEVGELTEQNKEDGNVFCGSETSTKMSPTMGKTTVTISNVQTLCTLTSFSRNKTNITTQPCVALMPIIHDTPTKPPSVKDHRSPPVPLSSKMIFNDPWMKRDSSSPEEPVCEVKLEKGTSEYIKSKSVLDRKSSSSCEAEGSDSFKRVIDGCEMVLNASENITPLFSSNILRTGSLPRAWHHLNKQDDLDESSYRYMSGEYKTLGVTTSTPCSPRATLERRLSSGRQGFFSRPKGIPPLPPVRKSSLDQRNRASLQHNSTNNPCPSLNLPFLGITPENPAKQTGPNLESSRLFSAKLELLANRTNSLGRSHVAHYNCHSLERGESLMLVGSKAAVVRDSTMPRVGRSITRNSVSSPSSGLTCNSSVTHSPKSSQSKISAVTKLLMASPKSRSLSTSSTKSLSFSTKSLPQSVNRSSSLPPNGKNQNPNSWSTQSLSRNRGLGLTSKLPLRAVNGRISELLQGSAGQTGHGRGNTEERGGTVHGAAVVHTLPSPYSKITAPRRPHRCSSGHASDNSSVLSGELPPAMGKTTLFYHSGGSSGYESMIRDSEATGSASSAQESMSDNSSSISGRRSLKNAKKRNTGTQRRRLIPNLTLDPTSPVRKPILSPGARWFDAPLRPPQRGVAEPFEIKVYEIDDVERLQRRRTTVSKGVVYFSAKLTILEHRQQKISEIQTKYDWLKKELEQTKKHLMLEPEKWTSEFDMEPVFEVDSLEYLEALEFVTQRLENRVNFCKSHLMMVTCFDVTCRQR encoded by the exons atgacagaCAGTAGTAAAGAGTGTATGAGTGAAGCCTTACTGAACCGCTGTAGCACGGATCGCCTGGCCCCGCCCCCAACTCCACCTACTTCAGCACCCTCTACACCAGCGTCAGCAGCTGCCTCCTTCTTCGCCAG AGCGGCTCAAAAACTAAACCTGTCCTCtaaaaagaagaagcagaagccGACGCCCACTGCTCCATTGACCACACCCCTTTTCCCAACAAACTTCAATGGAATCCTGCAGGTCACGTCCCCACCAGCCCCACCCTGTCTGCTCAGAGCTGTCAGTAAAGTGAGAGATAATCCAGGACTCGGCAAG GTGAAGGTgatgctgcgtgtgtgtgccgtgTCCCATGCTGAGTCCAGCTCCTTCCTGAAAGTGGACTCTCGTAAGAAACAGGTTAGCATTATGGATCCATCTGTTAACTCCACCTCCCAGCAGAGCTCCAATCACAAACGAGGAGCCTCCACCCAAGTACCACCCAAAATGTTCACCTTCGACTCTGCCTTCTCACATGATGCCTCACAG gcagAGGTGTGTGCTGGTACAGTAGCCGAGGTGATCCAGTCGGTTGTGAATGGAGCTGATGgatgtgtgttctgttttggtCACTCCAAACTGG gaaaaACCTACACCATGATTGGGAAGGACGACTCCATGCAGAACCTGGGCATTATCCCCTGTGCTATCTCCTGGCTCTTTAAAATCATTACGGAGCGGAAGGAGAAGACTGGAGCCCGATTCTCTGTCCGTGTCTCTGCCGTGGAAGTCTGGGGGAAAGATGAGAACCTGAAGGACCTGCTGTCTGACGTGGCCACAGGAAGTTTACAGGATGGTCACTCACCTGGAGTTTACCTGTGTGAAGACCCCATCTGTGGCATGCAG CTGCAGAATCAGAGCGAGCTGCGAGCGCCCACTGCACAGAAAGCTGCCTTCTTTTTAGATGCCGCTATCGCAGCTCGGTACAGCAGCCGAGCCGAGTGTGATGAGGACGAACATCGTAACTCACACATGCTCTTCACACTGCACATCTACCAGTACCGCATGGAGAAGAGCGGAAAAGGAGGCA tgtccgGAGGCCGCAGTCGTCTGCACCTTATAGATTTGGGAAGTTGTGTGAAGGAAGTTGTGTCTAAACCCTGTGAAAGTGCCACACCAAGtcagtgtctgtctctctcagccCTCGGCAACGTCATCCTTGCCCTCGTCAACGGCTCCAAACACATCCCCTACAA GGACAGTAAGTTAACAATGCTGTTGCGAGAGTCGCTGGGAAACATGAACTGTCGCACAACCATGATCGCTCACATCTCCTCCTCTCCCAGCCATTTCTCAGAGACTTTGTCTACACTACAGATTGCTTCTCGAgtgctgaagatgaagaagaaaaagactaAAGTAAGCATG CAGTACACGTCTAGCTCCTCTGGTGGAGAAAGCTCATGTGAGGAGGGAAGAATGAAACGTCCGACTCAGCTCCGGAACATACACTCCAGGAACATTAGAGACTCTGAAATGCAGCTGCTTCACATTACCAGCGACCAAGACGATTATTCCAGCAGCGAGCAGTCTTGTGATACTGTCATTTACGTAGGTCCAAACGGTTCTGCACTTTCAGACAGAGAGCTCACAGATAACGAAGGTCCTCCAGAGTTTGTACCCATCATCACATCTATTCACGAGGATAAGGGAGTCATCTCAGTTAGGGAGTCATCTCAGTTAGGTGATTCTTTAATCCAACCACCACAAAATGTCCAGTCGATTCAGACCCTTCATCCTCAGACACTTCCTCCTGTACCTGAAGAAACTGCAGACCCTAACAAGCAGGAGAAAGATTGTCTCAAATGCAACACATTTGCAGAGCTGCAGGAGCGTCTGGGGTGCATTGATGGCAGCGAGGAAGTAAACAATTTTCCTTTTGAAGAACTTCTGTCCAACAGACTTAAGAAAATTGAATCTGTTCCATCATGCACCACCACAGAGGATCCCAAGAGGATCTCTAATGATCAGCAACTGGAGGAGATCCGGGAAGTGGTAGAGGAAGCAGAGATTGCACAGTCCATTATAGAAAGTCTGGCAAAGTCCACAATAAACAATTCTACTCTTTCTACAAGTGTAAGCGGAGGGACTGGTGTCAGACAGCTTCAAAGGGCCAACAGTCTTCACAACAGCAGGGAGTCCATTAGTGGAGGAAGCAGCAGTGACAGCAAACCTCGTTCCATGGGTTCCCCCAGACTCGGTATAGCAAGCTTGTCAAAAACATCAGAATACAAACCTCCCTATTCACCTTCTCAGCGCTGCAAAGTGTACACACAGAAAGGCGTAATGCCTAATACacatccacaacacacacacaacttgtaCAGAGATTCAGGAAAGTCGTCTACTGAGTCGTTGCTTCAGGCTGAATTTAGAACATCTCCTGTCGGGATGGGTCTTCAGGTACTGAAATGCTCTTCTTCCTCCAACAGTTTAGGATCAGTGGACACACTGTGTGATGATGTTCCTCAACTGCCTCTggacaataaaaacagcacaCCGGTCACCTTGCAGCAGTTCTTAGAGCCACAGGCTGAAGATGATTTGGTCTTTACCCTTGTTGAGGAGTTAACACTGAACGGGCTCATGGAGGATGGCAGGCCCACCAGTCTTATCAGCTTCAACAGTGAGTGCTCAGTTCAGGATCTTGCATTGGGACCACGACCAGTCAGCATCATCAGCAGTTTGAGTGAAGACTTGGATTGCTACAGCACTCCCACCTCCATTACCACTGCCACCATCTCAGAAGCCAACGTTGTTACATTTCTGCCTCTCAGCAAGGAGGAAGGGGAGTTCATCATAAACCGACGGCCCTCTAACAGTTCTTGGCTGACGGAAATGAGTACAGGAAGTGGTGAAGAACAACTTTGTCAAAGCTTTGTTATGCAGCAATGCTTTGGGCAGGGTGACGGACTAGCTGAGGCTCAGCTTCTGGAAGTTAATGAGGTCGGGGAGCTCACAGAACAGAACAAGGAGGATGGAAATGTTTTCTGTGGAAGTGAAACTTCCACCAAAATGTCTCCAACCATGGGAAAAACAACAGTCACCATTTCCAATGTTCAGACATTATGCACCTTGACCAGCTTTTCCCGTAACAAAACTAATATAACAACTCAGCCTTGTGTTGCTCTAATGCCCATTATTCATGATACACCAACCAAACCTCCTTCTGTCAAAGATCACAGATCTCCACCGGTTCCTCTCTCAAGTAAGATGATCTTTAATGATCCCTGGATGAAAAGGGATTCCTCCAGCCCCGAGGAACCTGTCTGTGAAGTAAAGCTAGAGAAAGGAACATCTGAATATATAAAGAGTAAAAGTGTGTTAGACAGAAAAAGTTCAAGTAGCTGTGAAGCAGAAGGTTCTGATTCCTTCAAGAGGGTCATAGATGGATGTGAAATGGTTctaaatgcttcagaaaacatcACACCTTTGTTTTCATCTAACATCCTCAGGACCGGCAGCCTTCCTAGGGCATGGCATCACCTAAACAAGCAGGATGACCTTGATGAGTCTTCTTATCGCTACATGAGTGGAGAATATAAAACCCTTGGAGTTACTACATCCACTCCCTGTAGTCCTCGAGCCACACTGGAGCGAAGATTATCATCAGGAAGGCAAGGGTTCTTCAGTCGTCCAAAAGGAATCCCACCCTTACCACCTGTGAGGAAGTCAAGTCTTGACCAGAGAAACAGAGCCAGTTTGCAGCACAATTCCACAAATAACCCGTGTCCAAGCCTGAACTTACCGTTCTTGGGCATCACTCCAGAGAATCCGGCTAAACAAACAGGACCAAACCTGGAGAGCAGCAGACTCTTCAGTGCCAAACTTGAGCTTTTGGCTAACAGAACCAATTCTCTGGGAAGATCCCATGTTGCCCACTATAACTGTCATTCTTTAGAGAGAGGGGAGAGTCTGATGCTTGTTGGGTCTAAAGCAGCTGTAGTGAGAGATAGCACCATGCCCCGAGTTGGCAGAAGCATCACACGTAACTCTGTCTCTTCTCCGTCCAGTGGACTGACCTGCAATTCCAGCGTAACGCATTCACCCAAATCAAGCCAATCCAAAATCTCAGCTGTTACCAAACTCCTCATGGCCAGTCCTAAGTCTCGAAGCCTTTCCACATCTAGCACCAAGAGCTTGAGCTTCTCCACCAAGTCCCTTCCACAGTCAGTAAACAGAAGCTCCAGTCTGCCCCCTAATGGAAAGAACCAAAACCCAAATTCTTGGTCAACTCAATCTCTAAGCCGTAACAGGGGATTAGGGCTTACCTCGAAGCTGCCTCTTAGAGCTGTAAATGGACGAATCTCAGAACTTCTGCAGGGCAGTGCAGGCCAGACCGGTCATGGACGAGGTAATACTGAGGAACGAGGAGGAACAGTCCATGGTGCAGCAGTGGTTCATACATTACCGTCCCCATATAGTAAGATTACTGCTCCACGGAGGCCACATCGTTGCAGCAGCGGCCATGCTAGTGATAACAGCAGCGTTTTGAGCGGAGAGCTGCCACCGGCCATGGGGAAAACTACACTCTTCTACCACAGTGGGGGCAGCAGTGGTTATGAGAGTATGATACGTGACAGCGAGGCCACCGGAAGTGCATCTTCTGCTCAGGAGTCTATGAGTGATAACAGCAGCTCAATTAGTGGAAGAAGGAGTCttaaaaatgcaaagaaaaggaACACAG GAACCCAGAGAAGGCGCCTCATTCCCAATTTGACCCTTGACCCCACGTCACCCGTAAGGAAGCCAATCCTGAGCCCCGGAGCACGCTGGTTTGACGCACCACTTCGCCCCCCTCAGAGGGGCGTGGCTGAACCCTTTGAGATTAAAGTTTATGAGATCGATGATGTGGAGCGTCTGCAGAGGAGGCGGACCACCGTCAGTAAG GGCGTGGTGTATTTTAGTGCTAAGTTAACTATTTTGGAGCATCGACAGCAAAAGATCTCAGAAATCCAAACAAAATACGACTGGCTGAAGAAAGAACTGGAACAAACTAAAAAGCATCTAATGCTTGAGCCGGAGAAGTGGACCTCTGAGT TTGACATGGAGCCTGTGTTTGAGGTCGACTCTCTGGAGTATTTAGAGGCTCTGGAGTTCGTCACACAGCGGCTGGAGAACAGAGTTAATTTCTGTAAATCTCACCTGATGATGGTCACGTGTTTCGATGTCACGTGTCGCCAACGGTAA